The following nucleotide sequence is from Desulfobacterales bacterium.
AGATCCGGCTTTGAAAACGTACGATGCATCAGCACCGAAATAACCAACTCGCAGGAACAGCGAAAAACCGACTGGATCATCTCCGAGTCGCTGGTGGATTTTCTTGACCCTGAAAATCCCGAAAAAACCATAGAAGGCTACCCTGCTCCAATACGAACCCTGTTAATTGCAACCGCAAAATAACGTAACAGCTGAATGATCCGCTTTCATACCTTTCGTTCTTTTCCGTAATTTTAAGCAGTTGCCGGGCATTGCAATTTATTGTATGATGCGAGATTAAAATTTATTTAAAAAAATCATGGTAAGGGTAAAAAACATATGAAATGGACTTCCGAAGCAGAATCGGCAATCGTAAAAGTGCCTTATTTTATAAGAAACAAGGTCCGTTCAGGTATAGAAAAAGATGCCACTGATGCGGGTAAGGCCGAGGTGACCCTTGTCGAGGTAGAAACCGCACAAAAGCGGCATATGGATCGTATTCAATCGGCAATCAAGGGGTATCAGCTGGACAGGTGCTTCGGCTCTAATGGCTGTCCGAACCGGGCTAATAACAGCGACAATTTGATTCGAAAAATTGAAGAGCTGCTGATAGAAGAAGATATTCTGAGTTTCCTGAAATACCAGGTCAAAGACAAGATCAAATTTCATCATGAAATGCGGATCAGTATCTCGGAATGCCCCAATGCCTGTTCACAGCCTCAAATCAGGGATATCGGAATCATCGGCGTCATCACGCCTGAAATAACTGACAAACCCTGTTCTGATTGCAGGGCTTGTATCAGAAGTTGCCCTGATTCAGCCATCACCCTGGAGCCTGCGGACAGTGAAAATGAAGACGCCCCGGATTATGAAGACGAAGAAGCCGATGATTACCAAAACGGCGGCTCAGATGATTATCATGACAAGGAAGCCGATGATTACGAAGACGATGGCTCAGATGATTATCATGACGATGAAGATGATGATTACGAAGACGATGACTCAGAAACTCTTGAAAATCAGGTACCTGTAATTGATTACGGGCTTTGCATGCGATGCGGCCGATGCACCCGAATCTGTCCATCAGGGGCGATTATCCCCGGCAAAAGCGGTTACAGGATTCAGCTGGGCGGAAAACTGGGCCGGCATCCCCAGTTAGCCATGGAATTGCCCGGCCAGTTCACGGAAGAAGAGGTATTAAAGGTTATCCAGGCCTGCATTATTTTCTATAAAATGAACAGCCGGAATGGAAAACGGTTTGCGTCAATTTTCCACGAATCCGATTACATGAAGTTTGTCCGTATCTTCGGAAAGGCAGATTCATAA
It contains:
- a CDS encoding 4Fe-4S dicluster domain-containing protein; translation: MKWTSEAESAIVKVPYFIRNKVRSGIEKDATDAGKAEVTLVEVETAQKRHMDRIQSAIKGYQLDRCFGSNGCPNRANNSDNLIRKIEELLIEEDILSFLKYQVKDKIKFHHEMRISISECPNACSQPQIRDIGIIGVITPEITDKPCSDCRACIRSCPDSAITLEPADSENEDAPDYEDEEADDYQNGGSDDYHDKEADDYEDDGSDDYHDDEDDDYEDDDSETLENQVPVIDYGLCMRCGRCTRICPSGAIIPGKSGYRIQLGGKLGRHPQLAMELPGQFTEEEVLKVIQACIIFYKMNSRNGKRFASIFHESDYMKFVRIFGKADS